A single region of the Nostoc sp. MS1 genome encodes:
- a CDS encoding type ISP restriction/modification enzyme, protein MVFTKEQLQNVIGGTDINRVEALRQMLGYPVKERDPLGSRFWYLRPGADEEEAEETCPIAVGFYDELSGATDQEIKRFLTSKEQQQEIYGHYTNRVAEQQPVMYLLLPTEEATGRVPLVLPNEGGLRQRQIQTFDWHEPQLIARLNRLKQEELPIAAKGLRSVPLVEWVFYEPIKTAKELAQLLAEAARRIEQAIPLVYKKEKADGYLHNLLKSFQRELLPTLQLTSDNEKDYSFADIYAQTIAYALFTAKVFSYVKDKREGREKETHFDRESAWQQLPETNPFLRKLFQDVSERQPEELGDELIGVIADIFGILRAAKMDAILSDFQLKMNREDIVIRFYEDFLTAYKPQMRESRGVYYTPEPVVSYMVRSVDILLKEKFYKPLGLADPEVMVLDPACGTASFLVYIFRLIYERFHDIEYREFFKIKVGDISWSQYVENHLLTRIYGFELLMAPYAIAHLKISLFLEETGYKFDSGKRLEIILTNTLDVPERKSEVLLGEYISEESDRSVAIKRDQPVMLVIGNPPYSYESENTGEWITSLVRDYYQVDGQALGERNPKGLQDDYVKFIRFAQWKIEKTGQGILAFITNNGFLDNPTFRGMRQQLIKSFDTLHVYDLHGNSKKQEKQPDGSPDINVFDIQQGTSVTFGIKGTDKKSLHCHLWGSREYKYKLLSKNNINSTDWTNIQPYSPFYLLNPQDVSLLSEYQSTWKIKDIMLVNSTGIKTHRDHFAIDFEQQELYNRIQDFKNILISDATIAIKYNLSDTRDWKINQRRKSLSSKSEWKEHFTKCLYRPFDIRAYYHHEDVVELPRLEIMRHLLSGKNICLGLGRQGNAVSDPEWALITVSYSPVDTNIFRRGGVNIFPLYLYPNPNNPKELDEPVRSNFSPAFLKDITAKLGYTPTPEDIFYYIYAIFHSPTYRTRYAEFLKIDFPRVPLTSNNQLFTQLAEYGEELVALHLMKSNKLNNLITQFTENGGSQIVDAGHPKYTNGVVIINKKGDKFTGVPESMWNFYIGGYQVCQKWLKDRKGRTLTPDDIQHGSNAIW, encoded by the coding sequence ATGGTTTTCACTAAAGAACAATTGCAGAATGTAATAGGTGGTACAGATATAAATCGTGTTGAAGCATTGCGGCAGATGTTAGGATATCCGGTGAAAGAGCGTGACCCTCTTGGTTCTCGGTTTTGGTATTTGCGCCCAGGTGCGGATGAGGAAGAAGCAGAGGAGACTTGCCCAATTGCTGTTGGCTTTTACGATGAATTATCAGGGGCAACAGACCAAGAAATCAAAAGATTTTTGACCTCAAAAGAACAGCAACAAGAAATTTACGGGCATTACACAAACCGAGTTGCTGAACAGCAACCAGTGATGTATTTGCTGCTGCCAACTGAAGAAGCGACAGGTCGAGTACCGTTGGTGCTGCCAAATGAAGGAGGGTTGCGCCAACGCCAAATCCAAACTTTTGATTGGCATGAACCTCAACTAATAGCACGATTAAACCGCTTAAAACAGGAGGAACTACCCATCGCGGCTAAGGGATTACGTTCGGTTCCTTTAGTAGAGTGGGTTTTCTATGAACCAATTAAGACGGCGAAGGAACTAGCACAATTGTTAGCTGAAGCAGCTCGTCGGATTGAGCAGGCAATTCCTTTGGTCTATAAAAAAGAAAAAGCTGATGGGTATTTACACAACCTATTGAAGAGTTTTCAACGGGAGCTACTGCCCACACTGCAATTGACTTCAGATAACGAAAAAGATTACAGTTTTGCTGATATTTACGCTCAAACGATTGCTTATGCACTGTTTACAGCAAAGGTATTCAGCTATGTGAAGGATAAACGCGAGGGACGCGAGAAGGAAACACATTTTGACCGTGAATCTGCTTGGCAACAGTTACCAGAAACTAACCCGTTTCTTCGTAAGCTATTTCAAGATGTGTCAGAGCGTCAGCCAGAAGAATTGGGAGATGAGTTAATAGGTGTGATCGCAGATATCTTTGGCATTCTTCGCGCTGCCAAGATGGATGCAATTCTCTCGGACTTCCAGTTGAAAATGAACCGAGAAGATATTGTAATACGGTTCTATGAGGATTTTTTGACAGCCTATAAGCCACAAATGCGAGAAAGTCGGGGTGTTTATTACACACCTGAGCCTGTTGTTTCTTACATGGTGCGTTCTGTAGATATTTTGCTGAAGGAAAAGTTTTATAAGCCCTTGGGTTTGGCAGACCCAGAAGTAATGGTTCTTGATCCAGCTTGTGGAACTGCTAGTTTTTTAGTTTATATATTCCGCTTAATTTATGAACGGTTTCATGATATTGAATACCGAGAGTTTTTTAAAATAAAAGTTGGTGATATATCCTGGTCACAGTATGTAGAAAATCATTTACTAACTCGGATTTATGGTTTTGAGTTATTAATGGCCCCCTATGCTATTGCCCACTTAAAAATAAGTTTATTTTTAGAAGAAACTGGTTATAAATTTGATAGCGGTAAACGCTTAGAAATCATATTAACCAATACTTTAGATGTACCAGAACGTAAATCAGAAGTTTTACTAGGAGAGTATATTTCAGAAGAATCAGATCGCTCTGTTGCTATTAAACGTGACCAACCTGTGATGTTGGTAATTGGAAATCCACCTTACTCGTATGAGTCAGAAAATACGGGTGAATGGATAACCTCTTTAGTTCGTGATTACTATCAAGTTGATGGTCAAGCTTTAGGTGAAAGAAATCCAAAGGGTTTACAAGATGATTATGTTAAATTTATCCGTTTTGCTCAATGGAAGATAGAAAAGACTGGTCAGGGTATATTAGCTTTTATTACTAATAACGGTTTTCTTGATAATCCAACTTTTAGAGGAATGCGACAACAACTAATTAAAAGCTTCGATACATTACACGTCTATGATTTACACGGAAATAGCAAGAAACAAGAAAAACAACCTGACGGCTCACCTGATATAAATGTATTTGATATACAACAGGGTACTAGCGTAACTTTTGGAATAAAAGGAACAGACAAAAAAAGTTTGCACTGCCATTTATGGGGAAGTAGAGAATATAAATATAAACTTTTATCAAAAAATAACATTAATTCAACTGACTGGACAAATATACAGCCATACTCACCATTCTATCTTTTGAATCCTCAAGATGTCAGCTTACTATCCGAATACCAATCAACCTGGAAGATAAAGGATATAATGCTAGTAAATTCTACGGGAATAAAAACTCATAGAGACCATTTTGCGATAGATTTTGAGCAACAAGAACTATATAATCGTATACAAGATTTTAAAAATATTTTAATTTCTGATGCAACAATTGCTATCAAGTACAATCTGTCTGATACAAGAGATTGGAAAATAAATCAAAGAAGAAAATCTTTATCATCGAAATCAGAATGGAAGGAACATTTTACTAAATGTTTATATCGCCCTTTTGATATCAGAGCTTATTATCATCATGAAGATGTAGTAGAGCTTCCAAGGCTTGAAATTATGCGTCATTTATTATCAGGGAAAAATATCTGTTTAGGTTTAGGTCGTCAAGGTAATGCCGTGAGTGACCCAGAATGGGCATTGATTACAGTATCTTATAGTCCCGTTGATACAAATATATTTAGGCGCGGTGGAGTCAACATATTTCCCCTTTACCTCTATCCCAATCCAAATAATCCCAAAGAATTAGACGAACCAGTTCGCTCCAATTTTTCCCCCGCATTCCTCAAAGACATAACCGCAAAACTTGGCTACACCCCCACGCCAGAAGACATCTTCTACTACATATACGCCATCTTCCACTCACCCACCTACCGCACCCGCTACGCTGAATTTCTCAAAATTGACTTCCCCCGCGTCCCCCTCACCAGCAATAATCAACTCTTCACCCAACTAGCAGAATATGGCGAAGAATTAGTAGCACTCCATTTAATGAAATCTAACAAGTTAAATAACCTCATCACACAATTTACAGAAAATGGTGGTAGTCAAATAGTTGATGCAGGACACCCAAAATATACCAACGGTGTTGTCATTATTAACAAAAAAGGAGACAAATTTACAGGCGTACCAGAATCAATGTGGAACTTCTACATAGGTGGTTATCAAGTCTGTCAAAAATGGCTTAAAGACCGTAAAGGACGCACTCTCACCCCTGATGATATCCAACATGGGAGCAACGCGATTTGGTGA
- a CDS encoding helix-turn-helix domain-containing protein has translation MAIKKPLAINQPEVGQFIRELRLMAGLTQEQFATYLGVKYCTINRWENGHNNPSPLAMEKISSLLEEIGNRGQNLLAKYLPN, from the coding sequence ATGGCTATTAAAAAACCCTTGGCTATTAACCAGCCAGAGGTAGGGCAGTTTATTCGTGAACTGCGGCTTATGGCTGGGCTTACGCAAGAACAATTTGCCACCTATTTAGGTGTTAAATATTGCACAATCAATCGTTGGGAAAATGGTCATAATAATCCCTCTCCACTAGCAATGGAAAAGATTTCTTCTTTGTTAGAGGAGATAGGAAATAGAGGGCAGAATTTGCTAGCCAAATATTTGCCAAATTGA